One Jeotgalicoccus saudimassiliensis DNA window includes the following coding sequences:
- the moaA gene encoding GTP 3',8-cyclase MoaA, which yields MAQVVTDKFGRPIRDLRISVTDKCNFRCRYCMPKEIFGDDFEFLKREQLLSFDEIERLARIYASLGVKKLRLTGGEPMMRKDLHELIERLTVIEGIEDIGLTTNGLLLKKHGQKLYDAGLRRINISLDAMDDELFGKINDRGIGTSRILEQIEYAIGLGFQIKINMVVQKGLNEQEILPMARYFKNLPVTLRFIEFMDVGNDNGWNFEKVVSKKEILETLQTEFDLEPLDPAYYGEVAKVYKHNDAADSYLGFITSVSESFCSTCTRARLSSDGKFYGCLFAVDGFDIKTLMRDGISDEELTKVLTGVWDKRDDRYSEIRTEITEEMRQKRKKINMSYIGG from the coding sequence AAATGTAACTTCAGATGCCGATACTGCATGCCGAAAGAAATTTTCGGAGATGATTTTGAATTCTTAAAGCGCGAACAGCTGCTTTCATTTGATGAAATTGAAAGGCTCGCAAGAATTTATGCAAGTCTTGGTGTGAAGAAGTTACGCTTAACAGGCGGGGAACCGATGATGAGAAAAGACCTTCATGAGTTAATCGAAAGGTTAACTGTTATCGAAGGGATTGAAGATATCGGTTTAACGACGAACGGACTGCTGCTTAAAAAGCACGGTCAGAAATTATATGATGCGGGACTCAGACGCATCAATATCAGTCTGGATGCAATGGACGACGAACTGTTCGGTAAGATTAACGACCGGGGTATCGGCACGTCGCGCATTCTTGAACAGATCGAGTATGCGATCGGTCTCGGCTTCCAGATTAAAATCAACATGGTTGTGCAAAAAGGCTTAAACGAGCAGGAAATACTGCCGATGGCGAGATACTTTAAAAATCTGCCGGTCACATTGCGCTTCATTGAATTTATGGATGTCGGCAACGACAACGGCTGGAACTTCGAAAAAGTAGTCAGCAAAAAAGAAATACTTGAAACACTGCAGACGGAATTTGACCTTGAACCGCTGGACCCTGCATATTACGGAGAAGTGGCGAAAGTGTACAAACATAACGATGCTGCAGATTCGTACCTCGGTTTTATTACGAGTGTATCGGAAAGCTTCTGCTCAACATGTACGAGAGCAAGACTGTCATCCGACGGTAAATTCTACGGCTGTCTGTTTGCTGTCGACGGTTTCGATATTAAGACACTGATGCGGGATGGCATCAGCGATGAGGAACTGACGAAAGTGCTGACGGGTGTATGGGACAAACGTGATGACCGTTATTCGGAAATCAGAACTGAAATTACAGAAGAAATGCGCCAGAAGAGAAAGAAAATCAACATGAGCTACATCGGCGGATAA
- a CDS encoding ATP-binding cassette domain-containing protein codes for MKLNLNLKHAVLYGFIAVISVVFYIAFGHHLSRILESIVMDTGVKLTAPLMYMSAFFVLFILTDKLYSLYTKIVANKSIELKANQLIDRIDVKTQRESESLINALLVHLESYRPYETSFVPTIIKTMVKVTLIIAALFFIDGFAASILLFTAPFIPLYYVLVGLQTQEESVKQATRFDNIGTLFLNLIRGKDTVKNTDSKETVINRLEDDNKDFVKETMHILKYAFQSTMMLEFITILGIGLVALEVALRIIIFENISFYTAFFVLLLAPEFYNALKVLGTEFHNGKLALGSFEKAQNIIDKPKMNTSYRGHTDHYSAEAENLTVGHDGKVLLNNADFTFDKTGLTAITGESGAGKTTLLRTLLGLHEPVSGQLNVLTTDIGYVSDQVYFSDTTIYEYVSAKNHSEDKVNDVLNRLNLFNSIDNLEHGIHTPIVNHDIPLSGGEIVRLKMARVLINKPAVIIMDEPTEFLDAETEQLVMKYLTELKETSAIIAVIHRRQLLSIADSHYVMDNGELKRGDAV; via the coding sequence ATGAAACTGAATTTAAACTTAAAACACGCTGTATTATACGGATTTATTGCGGTAATCAGCGTTGTATTCTATATCGCGTTCGGCCACCATCTGTCCCGTATACTGGAAAGTATCGTGATGGATACGGGCGTAAAACTTACAGCACCGCTCATGTACATGAGCGCGTTTTTTGTGCTGTTTATACTGACGGACAAATTATACAGCCTGTATACGAAAATCGTCGCGAACAAGTCGATTGAACTGAAAGCAAATCAGTTAATCGACCGTATCGACGTTAAAACACAGAGAGAATCAGAGAGTCTGATCAATGCACTGCTCGTGCATCTGGAATCATACCGCCCGTATGAAACATCGTTCGTGCCGACGATTATTAAAACGATGGTTAAAGTGACACTCATCATTGCGGCGTTATTTTTTATAGACGGATTTGCCGCATCGATACTGCTGTTTACGGCGCCGTTTATTCCGCTGTACTACGTACTGGTCGGGCTGCAGACGCAGGAGGAATCGGTAAAGCAGGCGACGCGTTTTGACAATATCGGGACGTTATTTTTAAATCTGATCCGCGGTAAAGACACGGTTAAAAATACGGATTCAAAAGAGACGGTCATTAACAGACTTGAAGATGATAACAAAGATTTCGTTAAAGAAACGATGCACATTTTAAAATATGCGTTCCAGTCGACGATGATGCTTGAGTTTATAACGATACTCGGTATCGGTCTTGTGGCATTGGAAGTGGCACTGCGGATTATTATATTTGAAAATATCTCATTTTATACTGCATTTTTCGTACTGCTCCTGGCCCCGGAATTCTACAATGCATTAAAAGTGCTGGGGACTGAGTTCCATAACGGCAAACTTGCGCTGGGGAGTTTTGAAAAAGCGCAGAATATTATAGACAAACCGAAGATGAATACATCTTACAGAGGACACACAGATCATTATTCTGCCGAAGCGGAAAATCTGACAGTCGGCCACGACGGCAAAGTGCTTCTGAACAATGCGGACTTTACATTCGATAAAACCGGACTGACTGCGATTACAGGTGAATCGGGAGCCGGGAAAACGACGCTGCTCCGCACGCTGTTAGGTCTGCATGAACCGGTGTCCGGACAGTTAAATGTACTGACGACGGATATCGGCTATGTCTCGGATCAGGTATATTTTTCCGATACGACGATTTACGAATACGTCTCGGCAAAGAACCATTCTGAAGATAAAGTGAACGATGTATTAAACAGGCTGAACTTATTTAACAGTATCGACAATCTGGAGCATGGGATTCACACTCCAATCGTGAACCATGACATTCCGTTATCGGGCGGGGAAATTGTCCGCCTTAAAATGGCGCGGGTGCTGATTAACAAACCTGCAGTGATTATTATGGATGAACCGACGGAGTTTCTGGATGCGGAAACCGAACAACTGGTTATGAAATATCTGACCGAACTGAAAGAAACATCTGCAATTATTGCAGTCATTCACCGCCGCCAGCTGCTGTCGATTGCTGACAGCCACTACGTTATGGATAACGGCGAACTGAAAAGAGGTGACGCAGTATGA
- a CDS encoding ATP-binding cassette domain-containing protein, whose protein sequence is MMYLKGERMHIFYSIVLGIIGGLVGVAIFGLSGYMISLSFFEPPFFLIILIIAMIKMFGLTKGTAKYMERLLSHDATFKMIGRLRAAYFKQSVNSAEDTHSVRYIQKLTSYFDDIEDYYIRIIYPYIVAVFISLILTVLSLLIDPKLLFILLVSVLVMLVVMPTVISSISGRFYDDRNRAEDTLFTQLYHYIHDFTNLFAVKEDKQVNRNIKRTYKKITDNENKEAVLDAVIDIVSLLIQLGVIILVIILFSGDYPLLIPMIILLLMSFFELAVPVIKPASRYKAVKARVEAVSDTERAAESAKQTALSLTDMTFRYPSTKRDVLTNINIDIKPGEKHALIGGSGSGKTTLLNQLIKQSDAGIMPQHLDFYNATVQENITMFNHFESEESEMRALLEQFELEHFKPDDYITSAEYLSLGEKKRMHLIRMYIENRSTWILDEPTASLNTRLRDKIWNEIFQKETVIAATHDLSQLEQFDYVHYLENGTLTESKKVTEALASDGPVSEAYKRYHDAL, encoded by the coding sequence ATGATGTATTTAAAAGGTGAAAGGATGCATATTTTTTACAGTATCGTTCTCGGCATTATCGGGGGCCTCGTCGGCGTGGCGATTTTCGGACTCAGCGGTTATATGATCAGCCTGAGCTTCTTTGAACCACCGTTTTTCTTAATTATTTTAATTATCGCGATGATTAAAATGTTCGGCCTGACTAAAGGTACTGCGAAATATATGGAACGTCTTTTGAGTCATGATGCGACGTTTAAAATGATCGGCAGATTAAGAGCGGCGTACTTCAAACAGTCGGTAAACAGTGCGGAGGATACGCACAGTGTACGCTACATTCAAAAGCTGACGAGCTACTTTGATGATATTGAAGATTACTATATCCGGATTATTTACCCGTATATCGTTGCGGTATTTATTTCGTTAATACTGACAGTGTTATCACTGCTCATCGATCCGAAACTACTCTTTATACTGCTTGTATCAGTACTGGTAATGCTTGTCGTTATGCCGACTGTCATCAGCAGTATTTCAGGGCGCTTTTACGACGACAGAAACAGAGCGGAAGATACGCTGTTTACGCAGCTGTACCATTACATTCACGATTTCACGAACCTGTTTGCCGTTAAAGAAGATAAACAGGTGAACCGGAACATTAAAAGGACTTATAAAAAAATTACTGACAATGAAAACAAAGAAGCTGTGCTCGATGCGGTCATTGATATCGTCAGTCTGCTGATTCAGCTCGGCGTTATTATTCTCGTTATTATATTGTTCAGCGGCGATTATCCGCTGTTAATACCGATGATTATTTTACTGCTGATGAGTTTCTTTGAACTGGCTGTTCCGGTCATTAAGCCGGCAAGCAGATACAAAGCGGTTAAGGCACGTGTCGAAGCCGTAAGCGATACCGAAAGAGCAGCTGAATCGGCAAAACAAACTGCACTGTCGCTGACAGATATGACATTCCGCTATCCGTCAACGAAACGCGATGTGCTGACGAACATTAATATCGATATTAAACCGGGTGAGAAACACGCATTGATCGGGGGAAGCGGTTCAGGGAAAACGACGCTCCTTAATCAGCTGATTAAACAGTCTGACGCAGGAATTATGCCGCAGCATCTGGACTTTTACAATGCGACGGTTCAAGAGAACATTACGATGTTTAACCACTTTGAATCCGAGGAAAGTGAAATGAGGGCACTGCTCGAACAATTTGAGCTGGAGCATTTTAAACCGGATGATTATATTACATCGGCGGAATATTTATCGCTTGGTGAGAAGAAGCGGATGCATCTGATTCGTATGTATATCGAAAACAGGAGTACCTGGATACTGGATGAACCGACGGCGAGTTTAAACACGCGCTTAAGAGATAAGATCTGGAATGAAATATTCCAAAAAGAAACGGTTATTGCAGCGACGCACGATTTGAGTCAACTTGAGCAGTTTGACTATGTGCATTACCTTGAAAACGGCACGCTTACCGAGAGTAAAAAAGTAACGGAGGCACTCGCGTCTGACGGACCTGTGTCAGAAGCGTATAAACGTTATCATGATGCATTGTAA
- a CDS encoding hemolysin family protein, which translates to MDISTITNLLLFIILIGLTMLFVGSEFAFVKARMSRIHALVEQGDKRAIRVEKMINNLDYYLSACQLGITVTALGLGWIGESTFEVILHPLFSLVGVPDSMQTVTTVAAAFIIVTFIHVVVGELAPKTVAIQYAEKMSMSLSGPLYFFGLILKPFIWTMNGAARGLVRLVGIKEMPTEQAHSEEELKVIMTESYQSGEINQTELAYMQNIFSFDERTAKDVMVPRTQMITLEEPVTVDQVIETIKEYNYTRYPVTESNGDKDNIIGFINVREYLTNHVSDEHVAAGDYIHELPVITESSRISDALVKMQRERVHIALIIDEYGGTAGMVTMEDILEEIVGEIRDEFDENEEVDITQVDDDIYHISGRVLLDDLEDDFKIVFEDSEDIDTIGGWMQSINTDIEEGEYIDTEFDRWQVLEVENHSIKQVAFLRDYNRISDDAASEADAESDEEK; encoded by the coding sequence TTGGATATATCCACTATAACTAATTTACTACTATTTATAATTTTAATCGGACTTACAATGCTTTTTGTAGGTTCGGAATTCGCATTTGTTAAAGCACGTATGTCGAGAATACACGCACTGGTTGAACAGGGAGACAAAAGAGCAATACGCGTAGAGAAAATGATCAACAACCTGGATTACTACTTATCAGCATGTCAGCTGGGTATTACAGTAACGGCACTTGGATTGGGTTGGATCGGGGAATCTACGTTTGAAGTAATCTTACATCCGCTGTTCAGCTTAGTCGGAGTACCTGATTCCATGCAGACAGTCACGACTGTTGCAGCTGCGTTTATTATCGTTACATTCATTCACGTTGTTGTGGGTGAACTTGCACCTAAGACAGTTGCAATTCAATATGCAGAAAAAATGTCGATGTCATTAAGCGGACCGTTATACTTCTTCGGTCTCATCTTAAAGCCATTTATCTGGACGATGAACGGTGCAGCAAGAGGACTGGTACGTCTGGTGGGTATTAAGGAAATGCCGACGGAACAGGCGCACTCGGAAGAAGAACTTAAAGTGATCATGACGGAAAGTTACCAGAGTGGTGAAATTAACCAGACGGAACTTGCCTATATGCAGAATATCTTCTCATTTGATGAGCGTACGGCAAAAGATGTTATGGTGCCGCGGACACAGATGATTACACTTGAAGAACCGGTGACGGTGGACCAGGTAATTGAAACAATTAAAGAATACAACTATACGAGATATCCTGTGACTGAAAGTAACGGTGACAAGGATAATATTATCGGCTTCATTAACGTCAGGGAGTATTTAACAAACCACGTCTCGGATGAACACGTCGCTGCAGGCGACTATATTCACGAACTTCCTGTTATTACCGAGTCATCGCGTATCAGCGATGCACTGGTTAAAATGCAGAGAGAGCGCGTGCATATTGCGTTAATCATTGATGAGTACGGCGGAACTGCAGGTATGGTTACAATGGAAGACATTCTTGAGGAAATCGTCGGGGAAATCCGCGATGAGTTTGACGAGAATGAAGAGGTGGATATTACTCAGGTTGATGATGATATTTACCACATCAGCGGACGTGTGCTGCTTGATGATCTGGAAGACGACTTTAAGATTGTGTTTGAAGACAGTGAAGATATCGATACGATCGGCGGATGGATGCAGAGCATTAATACCGACATCGAAGAAGGCGAGTATATCGATACGGAATTTGACCGCTGGCAGGTGCTGGAAGTTGAAAACCACTCGATTAAACAGGTTGCTTTCCTGAGAGATTATAACAGAATATCGGATGATGCAGCGTCTGAAGCAGATGCTGAGTCGGATGAGGAAAAATAA
- the hydA gene encoding dihydropyrimidinase: MSTLIKNGIIVTTDNEYKGDVFIDGTKIEAVGRHLTMEADKVIDAEGMYILPGGIDQHAHFSFEFMGERTKGFETTDAAALGGTTTVIEFVNQEEGKGLVETVEAYRKEWAEGISMVDYSFHPVITDPTPETFKDIKNLPAAGYPTVKLFMAYKGQFFHSDDEAVTNALLEAKDAGVTVMVHAENADLIDLMQKKAIANGETDPYHHALTRPPIVETEATERAINLARFAEAPIYIVHVTTEGAVNAIKKAKEEGLPVYGETCTQYLLFDKEYLAKEDFEGSKYVCSPALRDKKDQEYLWKSLKDGSINAVSSDHCGFTFEQKKMGLDDFRLIPNGTPGLENRLPMLWTYGVEAGRITRSELVDYYSTMPAKNNGLDHRKGYIAPGYDADVVIYNPMVEKKVTVEDSLNALDYTVYEGFDQIGECDAVFLRGTQVVKDGKYVGEKGQGAFIKGTAFGTAFR; encoded by the coding sequence ATGAGCACATTAATTAAAAATGGGATTATCGTAACGACGGATAATGAATATAAAGGCGATGTTTTTATCGATGGGACTAAAATAGAAGCGGTCGGCAGACATTTAACGATGGAAGCGGACAAAGTCATCGATGCTGAAGGGATGTATATTTTACCCGGCGGTATTGATCAGCATGCGCACTTTTCGTTTGAATTTATGGGAGAGAGAACGAAAGGATTTGAAACGACGGATGCTGCGGCACTTGGCGGAACGACGACGGTGATTGAGTTCGTTAACCAGGAAGAGGGCAAAGGACTTGTTGAAACGGTTGAGGCATACCGTAAAGAGTGGGCAGAGGGTATCTCAATGGTGGACTACAGTTTCCACCCGGTGATTACGGACCCGACACCAGAAACGTTTAAGGACATTAAAAACCTGCCTGCTGCGGGATATCCGACGGTTAAGTTGTTTATGGCGTATAAAGGGCAGTTCTTCCATTCGGATGATGAAGCGGTAACGAATGCTTTGCTTGAAGCTAAAGATGCAGGTGTGACTGTAATGGTGCATGCTGAGAATGCAGACTTAATTGATTTAATGCAGAAAAAAGCGATAGCGAACGGGGAAACTGATCCGTACCATCACGCGTTGACACGTCCGCCGATTGTTGAAACGGAAGCGACGGAACGTGCGATTAATCTGGCGAGATTTGCTGAAGCACCGATTTATATTGTTCATGTTACGACTGAAGGTGCAGTGAACGCGATTAAAAAAGCGAAAGAAGAAGGACTGCCGGTATATGGTGAGACGTGTACGCAGTATCTGCTGTTCGACAAAGAGTATCTGGCGAAAGAAGATTTTGAAGGGTCGAAATATGTATGTTCACCGGCGTTAAGAGATAAGAAAGACCAGGAATACTTATGGAAATCGTTAAAAGACGGTTCGATCAATGCGGTAAGTTCGGACCACTGCGGATTTACGTTTGAGCAGAAGAAGATGGGACTGGATGACTTCAGGTTGATTCCGAACGGTACACCGGGACTAGAAAACCGTCTGCCGATGTTATGGACATACGGCGTTGAAGCGGGGAGAATTACGCGATCGGAGTTAGTGGATTACTACTCGACGATGCCGGCGAAAAATAATGGACTGGATCACCGTAAAGGATATATCGCTCCGGGATATGATGCCGATGTTGTGATATATAATCCGATGGTGGAGAAGAAAGTTACGGTGGAAGACAGCCTGAATGCACTGGACTATACGGTGTATGAAGGATTCGACCAGATCGGTGAATGTGATGCGGTGTTCCTGAGAGGCACACAGGTCGTTAAAGACGGTAAATACGTTGGTGAAAAAGGCCAGGGTGCGTTTATAAAAGGAACAGCATTTGGTACGGCGTTTAGATAG
- a CDS encoding NAD(P)/FAD-dependent oxidoreductase, with amino-acid sequence MSVVNSYWENTKNKQKAYPELKGNHDTDVTVIGAGFSGLSTAYFLAKQGIKVTLIEQNSVGWGASGRNAGMLTTGYKNSIMSLAKKHGMNQAKELLEMSRDCIKLVDQVAKSENIDCSIDYKGGLKLAYKEKHFESLKHENEYMYKHFNYETEIINASDLKKEINSPLYNYGALLDMNSFSFHPLNYAIGLSNAAEKHGASIYENSKVLSIKKENSKFTVRTEGGSITSENIVMATNGYSTYDTHKGLTRSLMAIDSHIITTEPLDNETFNSILPNNRVASDTKNFLYYFRKTTDQRLLFGGRVSFGQQQDSQNDLSLYEILRKNMVGVFPELSSVKIDYKWAGTTAFTMDFMPHVGRTNEGVYYLTGYCGHGAAMSTLLGKVISDAISNESKLDNSLSKLKLETIPFHSQKNLMLNMAENYMKFKDIIS; translated from the coding sequence ATGTCTGTTGTCAATTCATATTGGGAGAATACGAAGAATAAACAAAAAGCTTATCCTGAATTAAAGGGGAATCATGATACTGACGTTACAGTGATCGGCGCAGGGTTCAGCGGCTTGTCTACTGCTTACTTTTTAGCTAAACAGGGGATTAAGGTTACTCTTATAGAACAGAATTCAGTCGGCTGGGGAGCCAGCGGGAGAAATGCAGGCATGCTCACAACAGGATACAAAAATTCTATTATGAGCCTTGCTAAAAAACATGGAATGAATCAGGCCAAAGAATTACTGGAAATGTCCAGAGACTGCATCAAACTTGTGGATCAGGTTGCAAAAAGTGAAAATATTGATTGTTCGATTGATTATAAAGGCGGCCTTAAGCTGGCATACAAAGAAAAACACTTTGAATCACTAAAACATGAAAACGAATATATGTATAAACACTTTAATTATGAAACTGAGATTATTAATGCATCTGATTTAAAGAAAGAAATTAATTCACCACTTTATAATTACGGTGCCCTACTCGATATGAACAGTTTCTCATTTCACCCTTTGAATTATGCCATTGGTTTAAGCAATGCTGCTGAAAAGCACGGTGCTTCAATTTATGAAAATTCTAAAGTTCTGTCGATTAAGAAGGAGAACAGTAAGTTTACTGTGCGAACAGAAGGCGGCTCAATTACTTCTGAAAACATAGTAATGGCTACAAACGGATATTCGACTTACGATACCCACAAAGGCCTCACTCGCTCATTAATGGCTATAGACAGTCATATTATTACAACTGAACCGCTGGATAATGAAACGTTCAATTCAATACTTCCAAATAACAGGGTGGCTAGTGACACTAAAAACTTTTTATATTACTTCAGAAAAACCACTGATCAGCGGCTATTGTTTGGAGGAAGAGTCAGCTTCGGGCAGCAGCAGGATTCTCAAAATGATTTAAGTTTATACGAGATCCTCAGAAAAAACATGGTTGGTGTATTTCCTGAATTATCATCGGTAAAAATTGATTATAAATGGGCAGGCACTACTGCCTTTACTATGGATTTCATGCCTCATGTCGGCAGAACAAATGAAGGCGTTTATTATTTAACGGGATATTGCGGACATGGTGCCGCGATGTCTACACTGCTTGGAAAAGTAATTTCTGATGCCATTTCAAATGAATCGAAGCTCGATAACAGTCTGTCCAAACTCAAATTGGAAACTATTCCTTTCCACAGCCAGAAAAATCTCATGCTGAACATGGCGGAAAACTACATGAAATTTAAGGATATTATTTCTTAG
- a CDS encoding GntR family transcriptional regulator, with protein sequence MRNNNSETIAYEQIKKAILLKKLLPGQRLTEQWLSENLKMSRTPVRAALKKLEEERLVELIANRGAFVYKPDMQEIKDVFDVRILLESHAAKMAAEHIKEEDIEKLYLLLDEEKKSYREKNFEKFIEVNSEIHLMPALITENKVLIHQVRSLIHWSNCYIILKDPFYERSEDTAMNIPEHENIVKALESKDGKAAEKAVRVHLNTTLKSLDNPISIFDV encoded by the coding sequence ATGCGGAATAATAACTCTGAAACTATAGCCTATGAGCAAATTAAAAAAGCTATATTACTAAAGAAACTTTTACCGGGTCAAAGGCTGACCGAACAGTGGCTAAGTGAAAACTTAAAAATGAGCAGGACCCCGGTAAGGGCAGCGCTAAAAAAACTTGAAGAAGAGCGATTAGTGGAGCTGATTGCCAATCGCGGAGCATTTGTTTATAAACCCGATATGCAGGAAATTAAAGATGTTTTTGATGTCAGGATTTTGCTGGAAAGTCATGCGGCTAAAATGGCAGCAGAGCATATAAAGGAAGAGGATATCGAAAAGCTCTATCTACTGTTGGACGAGGAGAAGAAGTCCTACAGGGAGAAAAACTTTGAAAAGTTCATCGAGGTGAACAGTGAAATTCATTTAATGCCTGCTTTAATAACGGAAAACAAAGTTTTGATACATCAGGTCCGTTCACTTATTCACTGGAGTAACTGCTACATTATTTTAAAAGACCCTTTTTACGAACGGTCGGAAGACACAGCGATGAACATTCCAGAGCACGAAAACATTGTGAAAGCATTGGAATCAAAGGACGGCAAAGCGGCTGAAAAAGCAGTCAGAGTGCATCTGAATACGACGCTTAAGTCATTGGATAACCCGATATCAATATTTGATGTGTAG
- the nhaC gene encoding Na+/H+ antiporter NhaC, translated as MKKREVTFFESILSLLLMVFFVFVGYLIFGLRVELMMVAAAIGAGLLARRAGMTWHEMEQAISKRITGATPAILIIWIIGVVIGTFIFSGSIPMLIYYGINVINPEYLLVSAFLLNVLFSIITGSAWGSVGTMGIAMMSIAASIGVPLHITAGAVISGAIFGDKLSPLSETTNLASATAGVDLYEHIKSMLWTTVPASIICLIVFFITGLNLGISAGANTSEATLILDELDQIFNWNILLLLPFVIILIGALMKKPPIPVMLLGCIVSLILGVFVQGFSLQSGVTAAYSGFNIELLGILATAEWSESLMTLLNRGGLLSMVGVIIIIYAGYSYTSIISEAGFLERALHPLTSRVKNRGPLMLTTIFTSLILLVFSGTSYTVAIIIPEMFKKPFRKAGMAAKNLSRTMEDVGTVMAGLVPWGTSGAFYISTLGVAIYGSDGYAVWAVMTYATPLVAIFLAFTGIGIYKLSKEEKAEA; from the coding sequence ATGAAAAAAAGAGAAGTAACTTTTTTTGAATCGATATTGTCATTACTCTTAATGGTCTTTTTTGTTTTTGTAGGCTATTTAATATTCGGCTTGCGTGTTGAGTTAATGATGGTTGCAGCTGCTATTGGTGCAGGACTGCTCGCAAGGCGTGCAGGTATGACATGGCATGAAATGGAGCAGGCTATCAGTAAACGTATCACAGGGGCAACGCCGGCCATACTGATCATTTGGATTATCGGAGTTGTTATCGGTACATTTATTTTCAGCGGCTCAATACCAATGCTGATTTATTATGGGATTAACGTGATTAATCCGGAGTATTTACTGGTATCTGCGTTTCTGTTAAATGTGCTGTTCTCGATTATCACAGGATCTGCATGGGGTTCGGTTGGAACGATGGGAATAGCAATGATGAGTATCGCCGCAAGTATTGGCGTCCCGCTTCATATTACAGCGGGAGCTGTTATTAGTGGTGCGATATTCGGGGATAAGTTATCACCATTATCGGAAACTACCAATCTGGCATCAGCAACCGCCGGTGTTGATTTATATGAACATATAAAATCAATGCTATGGACAACAGTCCCTGCCTCAATCATATGTTTAATTGTGTTTTTCATTACAGGATTGAACTTAGGGATTTCTGCAGGAGCGAATACATCAGAAGCAACTTTAATATTAGATGAGCTGGACCAGATTTTTAACTGGAATATCCTGTTACTGCTGCCATTTGTAATTATTTTAATTGGTGCACTAATGAAGAAACCGCCAATTCCGGTGATGCTGCTGGGATGTATTGTGTCATTAATATTAGGGGTTTTTGTACAGGGATTCTCATTGCAGAGCGGAGTGACAGCAGCTTACAGTGGATTTAATATAGAACTGCTTGGAATTCTGGCAACAGCAGAATGGTCGGAATCACTAATGACTCTGTTAAACCGTGGCGGACTCTTATCCATGGTGGGAGTAATAATCATTATATATGCCGGTTATTCGTATACATCGATTATAAGTGAAGCGGGTTTCCTGGAAAGAGCGTTACATCCACTGACATCTAGAGTTAAAAACCGCGGACCGCTTATGTTAACGACAATCTTTACATCGCTAATACTTCTTGTGTTCTCGGGGACTTCTTATACTGTAGCGATAATCATTCCGGAAATGTTTAAAAAGCCGTTCAGGAAAGCCGGAATGGCTGCGAAGAACTTATCGAGAACGATGGAAGACGTTGGTACGGTTATGGCAGGACTTGTGCCGTGGGGAACGTCAGGTGCGTTTTACATCAGCACTCTCGGAGTTGCCATTTATGGATCAGACGGCTATGCCGTATGGGCGGTTATGACATATGCAACACCGCTCGTCGCAATATTCCTGGCCTTTACGGGAATCGGTATCTATAAACTGAGCAAAGAAGAAAAAGCGGAAGCATAA